In one window of Mucilaginibacter auburnensis DNA:
- a CDS encoding DUF892 family protein produces the protein MSKLSKNTLLEFFSGHLNRIHCGKQHLLASLPTFAAAAQFKDLKLAILELHDDVRKQVDRMNDIYNLLNIQQSDVGCIGMTTLLQEMFDGIDANNGEKPLSDLSLVFYLQNIESIEATSFQMLRVTANELDNQAVSQLLKESFDEAKEDRQLLIKIGKQFLGYLKN, from the coding sequence ATGAGTAAGTTATCAAAAAACACGCTGCTTGAGTTTTTTTCGGGCCACCTTAACCGCATTCACTGTGGTAAACAACACCTTTTAGCCAGTTTACCCACTTTTGCCGCAGCGGCACAATTTAAAGATCTGAAACTGGCTATTTTAGAATTGCATGACGATGTGCGCAAGCAGGTTGACAGGATGAACGACATATACAACCTGCTTAACATACAACAAAGTGATGTAGGCTGTATAGGCATGACCACCCTGTTGCAGGAAATGTTTGATGGTATAGATGCCAACAATGGCGAGAAGCCGCTGAGCGATCTGTCGCTGGTGTTTTACCTTCAAAACATTGAAAGCATTGAGGCTACCTCTTTCCAAATGCTACGAGTAACCGCTAATGAGTTAGATAACCAAGCCGTGAGCCAGCTTTTAAAAGAAAGTTTTGATGAAGCTAAGGAAGACAGGCAGTTACTGATAAAAATAGGAAAGCAATTTTTAGGCTACCTCAAAAATTAG
- a CDS encoding CotH kinase family protein, whose product MRRTLLLLFVIATGLWACKKTNYGGDNTLPTVDSAGLTSFKIEAKNNSGKITADVNCTITGDSIIAVVPQLTRNKKWVITFETKKSGTIVKANDTLQVSGNTSPDFSQPVTYKLTSASGLTQTYKVKIKAFTGLPILYITTDAPVVSKDAYVNGVLNVDANAEYDQPAKGIALQMKGRGNSTWYRTDFLKKPYRLKFNSKAPLLGMPTAKNWVLLANYSDKTLMRTKIAFELARRVKSDYAPQSRFVEVVLNGDFIGNYLLTSQVEINENRVNLTPLSASNITGGYLFELDAKLDADAWFRTPLKNTPLTFKDPDAPTPAQLAYLKDYVTQTEAALFSADWTDADKGYAKYIDAESFMRWYFVNETIKNQDSWDYSSIYYYKNANSKIGMGPVWDFDLSGGNCDYSVAKDFDGWYTRNGTWMLQLAKDPAWNFKFRAMWTNARQKEIKQMFDDIDYYGKQLQLSAAQNYKRWPTLDQYVWPNVVWLGSYDKEVAYFKNFMTQRVAWIDANINSY is encoded by the coding sequence ATGAGAAGAACGTTATTACTGCTTTTTGTAATAGCTACAGGGTTGTGGGCTTGCAAAAAAACCAACTACGGTGGCGATAATACCCTCCCAACTGTTGATAGCGCCGGCCTTACCTCTTTCAAAATTGAAGCCAAAAACAACAGCGGCAAAATTACTGCCGATGTAAACTGCACCATAACAGGCGACTCTATAATTGCTGTTGTACCGCAACTGACCCGCAACAAAAAGTGGGTAATAACCTTCGAAACCAAGAAAAGCGGCACCATCGTAAAAGCGAATGATACTTTACAGGTTAGCGGCAATACATCGCCTGATTTTTCGCAACCTGTTACCTATAAGCTTACTTCAGCAAGTGGTTTAACCCAAACTTACAAGGTGAAGATCAAGGCATTTACCGGCCTACCCATACTTTACATTACTACCGACGCACCTGTTGTATCAAAAGACGCCTATGTAAACGGTGTTTTAAATGTTGACGCTAATGCCGAGTACGACCAGCCTGCTAAAGGCATAGCCCTGCAAATGAAAGGCAGAGGTAACTCCACATGGTACCGTACAGATTTTTTAAAGAAACCCTATCGTTTAAAATTCAATAGCAAGGCGCCTTTATTAGGTATGCCAACGGCAAAAAATTGGGTGTTATTAGCCAACTACAGCGACAAAACTTTGATGCGTACCAAAATAGCATTTGAACTGGCCAGGCGCGTAAAATCTGACTATGCGCCGCAAAGCCGTTTTGTTGAAGTGGTTTTGAACGGCGATTTTATTGGCAACTATTTGCTTACCAGCCAGGTTGAGATAAACGAAAACAGGGTTAATCTTACCCCTTTGAGCGCCTCAAATATTACAGGTGGTTATTTATTTGAACTGGATGCTAAATTAGATGCCGATGCCTGGTTCCGTACCCCATTGAAGAATACACCATTGACCTTCAAGGACCCTGACGCTCCTACCCCGGCTCAACTTGCTTACTTAAAAGATTATGTAACTCAAACAGAAGCAGCGTTATTCTCTGCTGATTGGACAGATGCGGACAAAGGTTATGCTAAATATATTGATGCGGAATCGTTTATGCGCTGGTACTTTGTTAACGAAACTATTAAAAATCAGGATTCATGGGATTACAGCAGTATTTATTACTATAAAAATGCCAACAGCAAAATTGGCATGGGCCCGGTATGGGATTTTGACCTGAGCGGTGGTAATTGTGATTATTCTGTTGCTAAAGATTTTGATGGATGGTATACCCGCAACGGCACCTGGATGCTACAGTTAGCCAAAGACCCGGCATGGAACTTTAAATTTAGAGCCATGTGGACCAACGCCAGACAAAAAGAGATCAAGCAAATGTTTGATGATATTGATTACTACGGCAAGCAGCTCCAATTATCTGCCGCTCAAAACTACAAACGCTGGCCCACGCTTGACCAATATGTTTGGCCTAACGTGGTTTGGTTAGGCAGCTATGATAAAGAAGTTGCCTACTTTAAAAATTTTATGACACAACGTGTAGCCTGGATAGACGCCAACATAAACAGTTACTGA
- a CDS encoding M56 family metallopeptidase, translating into MPDLFAFLLKVNIALILFCAGYYLVLRKLTFYTLNRVYLVSAIILSSVYPFIDLSGFAQKHQQIVEPVQNVVIVWKAPAENFVKQAAYWNWLEALFWTVAIILAMRLMSQLFSLYAIYRRSDEREINGQKVRVVSGDISPFSFWQSIFVNPDKLSPDDLQNVIEHEQVHVKEWHTLDILLSEISVIFYWFNPGVWMMKRAVRENIEFITDRKIIQRGVDSRAYQYSLLNVSFNQHAPAALTSNFNFSTLKKRIKMMNAQRSSKLNLTRYAVLVPMVTVCLLAFSLSKAEVVKNNAVVKTIKAATVTTLDKLSDAITLPADTTPKPKKITRTFTVVTDDDGKGNRTVNITTEGNARTYNIVTDTGKNTLISGRGVSTILSGLNRFNSVNIDSIKTIMINGKKATPEEAAKLLKDLPQPGVQSLTGIVVNGKPLNTTTYTFDGSRNFSMNGNDIVIARRQNFLAGTYKTIDSAVKVNGFWVARDKDSLERTTNLKRLGNLSNANDEIIVKGYGTRLSSAFGAEASSAGSPTNFKGKLIVIDGKVATETELKKVSVMDIEETISLPAKTAVKYYGEKAKNGAVVITTIKKK; encoded by the coding sequence ATGCCTGATTTATTTGCATTTCTGCTAAAAGTAAACATAGCGCTGATACTGTTTTGCGCAGGGTACTACCTGGTATTACGTAAGCTTACTTTCTACACGCTAAACAGGGTATACCTGGTTAGTGCTATCATCCTGTCCAGCGTGTATCCTTTCATTGACCTGTCGGGGTTTGCACAAAAACACCAGCAGATAGTTGAACCGGTTCAAAACGTAGTGATAGTATGGAAAGCACCTGCCGAAAATTTTGTTAAACAGGCGGCCTACTGGAACTGGCTGGAAGCCTTGTTCTGGACCGTAGCTATCATTCTGGCTATGCGCCTGATGAGTCAGCTATTTTCATTATATGCTATTTACCGCCGATCAGATGAGCGCGAGATCAACGGCCAGAAAGTTCGTGTGGTGAGTGGCGATATTAGTCCCTTTTCGTTCTGGCAAAGCATTTTTGTTAACCCCGATAAACTAAGCCCTGATGACCTGCAAAATGTGATAGAGCACGAACAGGTACACGTAAAAGAATGGCACACGCTGGATATTTTACTGTCGGAGATCAGCGTGATCTTCTACTGGTTCAACCCCGGTGTATGGATGATGAAACGGGCCGTGCGCGAAAACATTGAATTTATAACTGATCGAAAAATAATACAGCGTGGCGTTGATAGCAGAGCCTATCAATACAGCCTGCTTAACGTAAGCTTTAACCAGCATGCACCTGCCGCGCTTACCAGCAATTTTAATTTTTCAACCTTAAAAAAGAGAATCAAAATGATGAATGCTCAAAGATCTTCAAAACTTAACCTTACCCGCTATGCCGTTTTGGTGCCAATGGTAACGGTTTGCCTGCTGGCTTTCAGCCTGTCAAAAGCCGAAGTAGTTAAAAACAACGCTGTTGTAAAAACCATAAAGGCCGCTACTGTAACAACTTTAGACAAGTTGAGCGATGCTATTACCTTACCTGCGGATACAACACCTAAGCCTAAAAAGATAACCAGAACCTTCACCGTTGTTACTGATGACGATGGTAAAGGAAACAGAACTGTAAATATTACAACTGAAGGCAATGCACGCACTTATAACATTGTAACAGACACCGGCAAAAATACACTCATTTCTGGCAGAGGTGTTTCCACTATCTTATCTGGGTTAAACAGGTTTAATAGTGTTAATATAGACAGTATAAAAACCATTATGATCAATGGCAAAAAAGCTACTCCCGAAGAAGCGGCTAAACTTTTAAAAGATTTGCCACAACCCGGCGTGCAAAGTCTGACAGGGATTGTTGTTAACGGCAAACCATTAAACACTACTACTTACACTTTCGACGGATCCCGTAACTTCTCAATGAACGGTAATGACATCGTTATTGCAAGAAGGCAAAATTTTCTTGCAGGCACTTATAAGACGATAGACAGCGCAGTAAAAGTGAATGGCTTTTGGGTTGCCAGAGATAAAGATTCATTAGAAAGAACTACTAACTTAAAAAGATTGGGCAATCTTTCCAACGCCAACGACGAAATTATAGTTAAAGGCTATGGCACCAGGTTATCTTCAGCATTTGGTGCTGAAGCGTCATCTGCAGGCAGCCCAACCAACTTTAAAGGCAAACTGATCGTCATTGACGGGAAAGTAGCGACAGAAACAGAGTTAAAAAAAGTATCGGTAATGGACATTGAAGAAACCATTTCGCTACCTGCAAAAACCGCTGTAAAATATTATGGCGAAAAGGCTAAAAATGGTGCCGTAGTAATAACTACAATAAAAAAGAAGTAA
- a CDS encoding NAD(P)-dependent alcohol dehydrogenase translates to MTLVKAYAAPAADQPLAPYTFERREPGADDVEIKILYCGVCHSDIHTARNEWGGTVYPAVPGHEIVGTVTRVGNDVSRFKVGQTVGVGCFVDSCMHCANCEKDLEQYCENGNTQTYNALSQDKKTITKGGYSSHIVVKEHFVLSVSDKLPLANVAPLLCAGITTYSPMRHWGVKAGHKVGVVGLGGLGHMAVKIAASFGAEVTMLSRSESKRNDAAELGAKNFVLTTDKEQMKSVARTFDFIIDTVSAEHDYNEYLNLLTTDGVMILVGAPPKPLPVSAFALIMERRSLVASLVGGLKETQEMLDYCAEHNITSDVEVISIDQINEAYERTLAADVKYRFVIDMSTLK, encoded by the coding sequence ATGACACTTGTAAAAGCTTACGCGGCCCCGGCCGCCGACCAACCCCTTGCCCCATATACTTTTGAGCGCCGCGAACCCGGAGCCGATGATGTGGAAATAAAGATATTGTATTGCGGCGTTTGCCATTCAGATATTCACACCGCCCGTAACGAATGGGGCGGCACGGTGTACCCTGCCGTTCCGGGGCATGAAATTGTGGGGACGGTAACACGCGTTGGTAATGATGTAAGCCGCTTCAAGGTTGGCCAAACGGTAGGCGTTGGCTGCTTTGTTGACTCGTGCATGCATTGCGCTAACTGCGAAAAAGATTTGGAACAATACTGCGAAAACGGCAACACGCAAACCTATAACGCCTTAAGTCAGGACAAAAAAACCATAACAAAAGGCGGTTATAGCAGCCATATTGTGGTGAAGGAACACTTTGTATTGTCTGTTTCAGATAAATTACCATTGGCTAACGTAGCGCCATTGCTATGCGCAGGCATTACCACTTATTCGCCCATGCGCCATTGGGGCGTTAAAGCCGGCCATAAAGTAGGCGTGGTAGGTTTAGGTGGCCTTGGCCACATGGCAGTTAAAATTGCCGCTTCTTTTGGCGCCGAAGTTACCATGCTAAGTCGATCAGAAAGTAAACGCAATGATGCAGCCGAATTAGGCGCCAAAAACTTTGTGTTGACCACTGATAAAGAGCAAATGAAAAGCGTAGCCCGCACCTTTGACTTCATTATTGACACCGTATCTGCCGAGCACGATTATAACGAGTACCTCAATCTGTTAACTACTGATGGCGTAATGATATTGGTGGGCGCGCCGCCTAAGCCGCTGCCTGTATCGGCATTTGCGCTGATAATGGAACGCCGCAGCCTGGTTGCCTCATTGGTAGGTGGCTTGAAAGAAACCCAGGAAATGCTGGACTACTGTGCTGAGCACAATATTACGTCAGACGTTGAGGTGATAAGCATTGACCAGATCAACGAGGCTTATGAACGTACCTTAGCGGCCGATGTAAAATACCGCTTTGTTATTGACATGAGTACGCTAAAATAA
- a CDS encoding response regulator transcription factor, protein MAKKILVIEDDKDIRESIQYALEEDGYVVTASEDSKILKQFDAISPDMVLLDNWLTEWKSDANGQQISKELKSNTATSHIPVIIISAVSNIKEIAEAGLADGYLRKPFDLDELLALVKKHVGSE, encoded by the coding sequence ATGGCAAAGAAAATTTTAGTTATTGAGGACGATAAAGATATCAGAGAATCTATCCAATATGCGTTAGAGGAGGATGGTTATGTTGTTACCGCTTCTGAAGATTCTAAAATACTTAAGCAGTTTGATGCCATATCGCCCGATATGGTACTGTTAGACAACTGGCTAACTGAGTGGAAAAGCGATGCCAACGGACAGCAAATAAGCAAGGAGCTGAAGAGTAATACTGCTACCAGCCATATACCCGTTATCATTATATCGGCAGTAAGCAACATCAAAGAAATTGCCGAAGCAGGACTGGCCGATGGCTACCTGCGCAAACCTTTTGATCTTGACGAGTTATTGGCGCTGGTTAAAAAGCATGTAGGCAGCGAGTAA
- a CDS encoding ATP-binding protein yields MEYHSILAKQIKKFIPEQCLQDEAMQRFLESVSNSYYSFEKSKKLSEHAFTISEREYQEVNSFLLKENEIKQKSISEIKKAISSLTPDAGNIEQGEAEDDLITIIKFLQQQIEKAKELEAQLIESKDIAEKAAMTKAQFLSTMSHEIRTPMNAVIGFTHLLLQLNPREDQMEYIKLLKFSAENLLVLINDILDFSKIEAGKIEFEEADFSIRDLISNIRMALLQKASEKDIQIKLFVDQELPNAIKGDPVRIGQILTNLISNAVKFTKEGKVTITASLVKKNDEFTTIDFEVTDTGIGIEPEKIDHIFESFTQASSATTRKFGGTGLGLTITKRLLELMGSQIKVRSELGRGSTFYFSLNMKNSDKDFAAHQRNEEKIETKSLKGVKLLIAEDNQINVILAKQYMKLWEVECDVAENGAIALMLVQNGNYDMVLMDLQMPEMDGYQTTTSIRELPDEKYQKLPIIALTASAMLDIKDKAFVVGMNDYVSKPFNPDELYRKIAYYSKAEA; encoded by the coding sequence ATGGAATACCACAGTATTTTAGCTAAACAAATAAAAAAATTCATACCCGAACAATGTTTGCAGGATGAAGCTATGCAGCGTTTTCTGGAGAGTGTAAGCAATTCCTATTACTCGTTTGAAAAATCAAAAAAGTTATCTGAGCATGCGTTTACCATCAGCGAACGTGAATACCAGGAAGTGAACAGTTTTTTGTTGAAGGAGAACGAGATCAAGCAAAAATCCATCTCAGAAATAAAAAAAGCCATCAGTTCGCTTACACCCGATGCCGGAAATATTGAACAGGGTGAAGCGGAAGACGACCTGATAACCATTATTAAGTTTTTACAGCAGCAAATAGAAAAAGCCAAGGAACTGGAGGCGCAGCTGATCGAATCAAAAGACATAGCCGAAAAAGCTGCCATGACTAAAGCGCAGTTCCTGTCTACCATGAGCCACGAGATACGTACGCCCATGAATGCGGTTATTGGCTTTACCCACCTGCTATTGCAGCTTAACCCGCGCGAAGACCAGATGGAGTATATCAAATTACTCAAGTTCTCGGCCGAGAATCTGTTGGTTTTGATCAATGATATTTTAGACTTCAGCAAAATAGAAGCCGGTAAAATTGAGTTTGAAGAGGCCGACTTTAGTATACGCGACCTGATCAGCAACATCAGAATGGCCTTGCTGCAAAAAGCCAGCGAAAAGGACATTCAGATCAAACTATTTGTTGATCAGGAACTACCCAATGCCATTAAAGGCGACCCGGTACGGATAGGGCAAATTTTAACTAATTTGATCAGTAACGCTGTTAAATTTACTAAAGAAGGTAAGGTAACTATCACGGCATCATTAGTTAAAAAGAATGATGAGTTTACCACCATTGATTTTGAAGTTACCGACACAGGTATTGGCATTGAGCCTGAAAAAATTGACCATATATTTGAAAGCTTTACACAGGCCAGTTCGGCTACCACACGTAAGTTTGGTGGTACCGGCCTGGGCTTAACCATTACTAAACGCTTGTTAGAACTAATGGGTAGTCAGATCAAGGTAAGGAGCGAATTAGGAAGAGGATCTACATTTTATTTTAGTCTTAACATGAAAAACAGCGACAAGGATTTTGCCGCGCACCAACGTAACGAGGAAAAAATTGAAACCAAAAGTTTAAAAGGCGTTAAGTTATTAATTGCGGAGGACAACCAGATCAACGTAATACTGGCGAAGCAGTATATGAAACTTTGGGAGGTTGAGTGCGATGTTGCCGAGAACGGAGCTATTGCCCTTATGCTGGTGCAAAACGGTAATTATGATATGGTTTTAATGGACCTGCAAATGCCCGAAATGGATGGCTATCAAACCACTACTTCTATCAGGGAACTTCCGGATGAAAAATACCAAAAGCTGCCTATCATAGCTTTAACGGCATCGGCTATGCTGGATATTAAGGATAAAGCCTTTGTGGTGGGTATGAATGATTATGTAAGTAAACCATTTAACCCAGACGAGTTGTATCGCAAAATAGCTTATTACTCAAAAGCTGAAGCATAA
- a CDS encoding thymidine kinase yields MQLSDEIFNRKNEAGGGIEVICGSMFSGKTEELIRRINRARYARLSVKVFKPKLDVRYDESDVVSHNAVAAASTPVDKSEKILLLAGHAQVVGIDEAQFFDAKLPEVCQSLANKGIRVVVAGLDMDFKGRPFGPMPALMAIAESVTKVHAVCVKCGNPALYSYRLVPGKEKVLLGEKESYEPRCRVCYNSKV; encoded by the coding sequence ATGCAGCTAAGCGACGAAATTTTTAACCGAAAGAACGAGGCCGGGGGAGGTATAGAGGTGATATGCGGGTCCATGTTTTCGGGCAAAACCGAAGAGCTTATCCGCCGTATCAATCGTGCCCGCTATGCCCGTTTAAGTGTGAAGGTTTTCAAGCCAAAACTTGACGTACGGTATGATGAAAGCGATGTGGTATCGCACAACGCGGTAGCCGCTGCATCTACCCCGGTTGATAAATCCGAAAAAATATTGCTGTTGGCCGGCCATGCGCAGGTGGTAGGTATTGACGAAGCTCAGTTTTTTGATGCCAAACTGCCAGAAGTTTGCCAGTCGCTGGCCAATAAAGGTATAAGAGTGGTGGTAGCAGGACTGGATATGGATTTTAAAGGGCGGCCTTTCGGCCCCATGCCTGCGCTAATGGCCATTGCCGAATCAGTTACCAAAGTACATGCGGTGTGTGTTAAATGCGGCAACCCGGCGCTTTACTCGTACCGGTTGGTGCCGGGCAAAGAGAAGGTGTTGCTGGGCGAGAAGGAAAGTTATGAACCCCGCTGCCGGGTTTGCTACAATAGTAAGGTTTAA
- a CDS encoding helix-turn-helix domain-containing protein: MELTSIEDFYRETAGILPEGINKEIGHFNVFKIADVMAAQKKKPGAMPYNRRAYYKISLVRGRNKAEYADKVINIEKNALLFATPRIPYHWLPQDEQQDGYFCIFTDEFLIQPKSGVVLDELPIFKPGGYPVFQMGDEEAEEISFIFRKMYKEIASDYVYKYDLLRNYVLELIHYGQKLQPVEVLSPSRNAATRVSSLFIELLERQFPIESPRQRLNLRTAKDYADRLAVHVNHLNKVLKERTGKTTTAIITARIMQEAKILLKLTDWSISEIAYSLGFEEVAHFSNFFRKQANVAPQAFRV, encoded by the coding sequence ATGGAACTAACATCAATTGAAGACTTTTACCGCGAAACAGCCGGCATTTTACCTGAAGGTATTAACAAAGAAATAGGGCATTTCAATGTTTTTAAAATAGCAGATGTGATGGCCGCCCAAAAGAAAAAGCCGGGTGCCATGCCCTATAACCGCCGTGCCTATTATAAAATAAGCCTGGTAAGAGGTCGAAACAAAGCCGAATATGCCGATAAGGTAATCAATATTGAAAAGAATGCCCTGCTATTTGCCACGCCACGTATACCTTACCACTGGCTCCCGCAGGATGAGCAGCAAGACGGATACTTTTGCATTTTTACCGACGAATTTTTGATACAACCCAAAAGCGGAGTGGTGTTAGATGAACTGCCAATTTTCAAGCCGGGAGGCTATCCTGTTTTTCAGATGGGCGATGAGGAAGCAGAGGAGATATCCTTTATTTTCAGGAAGATGTATAAGGAAATAGCATCAGACTATGTTTATAAGTATGATCTGCTGCGCAATTATGTTTTAGAGCTTATTCACTACGGGCAAAAACTACAGCCTGTTGAAGTACTTTCTCCTTCCCGTAATGCTGCAACCCGGGTGTCATCATTATTTATAGAGTTGCTGGAGCGGCAGTTCCCTATTGAATCGCCACGGCAACGGCTTAACCTGCGCACCGCTAAAGATTATGCCGACAGGCTGGCCGTACATGTTAACCATTTAAATAAGGTTTTGAAAGAGCGTACAGGCAAAACTACTACCGCCATTATAACCGCCCGCATTATGCAGGAAGCCAAAATACTGCTTAAGTTGACCGACTGGAGTATATCAGAAATAGCCTATAGTTTAGGATTTGAAGAAGTGGCGCATTTTTCTAACTTTTTCAGGAAACAGGCAAACGTAGCTCCACAGGCTTTCAGGGTTTAG
- a CDS encoding SDR family NAD(P)-dependent oxidoreductase, which produces MSVNKIALVTGGSRGLGKNMALSLAKKGINVVLTYNSKKEDALAVAQEITALGQQAAILQLNTGDIASFDAFVEQFKQTLTNDFGTDKFDFLINNAGVGIHQAFAEFSEENFDTLMNIHFKGVFFLTQKLLPILNDGGRIVNLSSGLARFSMAGYSAYGALKAGIETLSRYMAVELGARGIAVNVVAPGAIETDFGGGMVRDNAELNKRVASITALGRAGVPDDIGGVVAFLCSEEGRWLNGQRIEVSGGMNL; this is translated from the coding sequence ATGAGTGTAAATAAAATAGCCCTGGTAACCGGCGGTAGCCGCGGTTTGGGTAAAAACATGGCCCTTAGCCTGGCCAAAAAAGGCATTAACGTAGTACTTACTTACAACAGCAAAAAGGAAGATGCTTTAGCTGTAGCACAAGAAATTACTGCCTTGGGGCAACAAGCAGCCATACTCCAATTAAATACCGGCGATATTGCATCATTTGATGCATTTGTTGAGCAATTTAAACAAACCCTTACAAATGATTTTGGTACAGATAAGTTTGATTTCCTGATCAACAATGCCGGTGTTGGCATACACCAGGCCTTTGCCGAGTTTAGCGAAGAGAATTTTGATACGCTGATGAATATTCACTTTAAAGGGGTATTCTTCTTAACGCAAAAGCTACTGCCTATATTAAATGATGGAGGACGTATTGTTAACCTTTCAAGCGGATTGGCACGCTTTAGTATGGCGGGTTATTCTGCATACGGTGCATTAAAAGCAGGCATTGAAACCCTTAGCCGTTATATGGCAGTTGAGTTAGGCGCGCGCGGCATTGCTGTTAATGTGGTTGCTCCGGGTGCTATTGAAACCGACTTTGGTGGCGGTATGGTGCGAGACAATGCCGAGTTAAACAAACGTGTAGCAAGTATTACCGCTTTAGGCCGCGCAGGTGTGCCCGATGATATTGGTGGTGTAGTAGCCTTTTTATGCAGCGAAGAAGGTCGTTGGTTAAACGGTCAGCGCATAGAGGTGTCCGGTGGTATGAATTTATAA
- a CDS encoding FIST signal transduction protein has translation MKTKQHHFVGGIWKDLPSELNAAESQLVLVFGSSQVIVKPEIYDHLRSVYPTADIVFASTAGEILDEMVYDDSAVVTAIQFEKTTTRCVKTNIKHHANSFDTGVFLMDKLAAEGLSCVFIISDGTFINGSELVSGLNQHNKYNVPVTGGLAGDAARFEKTFTGINEVPSQGNVIAIGFYGDSIKVGHGSVGGWDEFGQERTITKSNKNILFEIDGDNALDLYKKYLGDYVNELPGSALLFPLSIRVNGDEKNLVRTILSIDEEQKSMTFAGNLPEGSKVRLMKANFDKIIEASSKAAESAFEDINNSKPDLALLVSCVGRKLILQERTDEEIEAAKEILGGNATITGFYSYGEISPFNESVKCELHNQTMTITTFTEV, from the coding sequence ATGAAAACAAAACAACACCACTTTGTTGGCGGTATTTGGAAAGACCTGCCATCTGAACTCAATGCGGCCGAAAGTCAGCTGGTTTTAGTGTTTGGCTCTTCGCAGGTTATAGTTAAGCCCGAAATTTATGATCATTTACGGTCTGTTTATCCTACAGCCGATATTGTTTTTGCTTCAACCGCCGGAGAGATATTGGATGAGATGGTTTATGACGATAGCGCCGTTGTCACAGCCATCCAATTTGAAAAAACTACTACCCGTTGCGTTAAAACCAACATTAAACACCACGCCAACAGCTTTGATACAGGTGTATTTTTAATGGACAAATTAGCTGCTGAAGGTCTGAGCTGCGTATTCATTATTTCTGATGGTACTTTTATTAATGGCAGCGAATTGGTGAGCGGTTTAAACCAGCACAATAAGTATAACGTGCCCGTTACAGGTGGTTTGGCAGGAGATGCCGCCCGTTTTGAAAAAACTTTTACCGGCATAAATGAGGTGCCATCGCAAGGTAATGTTATTGCTATTGGTTTTTATGGCGATAGCATTAAAGTTGGCCATGGTTCTGTAGGTGGTTGGGACGAGTTTGGACAGGAGCGTACCATTACCAAATCAAACAAAAACATATTATTTGAGATTGATGGCGATAACGCCCTTGATCTGTATAAAAAATACCTGGGCGATTATGTAAATGAACTGCCGGGTTCGGCTTTACTATTCCCATTATCTATACGCGTAAATGGCGACGAGAAAAACCTGGTGCGTACCATTTTGAGCATTGATGAAGAACAAAAGTCAATGACCTTTGCCGGTAACCTGCCCGAGGGTAGTAAGGTGAGGCTGATGAAAGCCAATTTTGATAAAATAATTGAAGCATCATCAAAAGCCGCCGAAAGCGCGTTTGAAGATATTAACAACAGCAAGCCTGATCTGGCGCTGTTGGTGAGCTGCGTTGGCCGTAAGTTGATATTGCAGGAACGTACCGATGAAGAAATTGAAGCGGCTAAAGAAATTTTAGGTGGCAATGCAACCATTACCGGCTTTTATAGCTACGGAGAGATCTCGCCGTTTAACGAGAGCGTGAAATGCGAGCTGCATAACCAAACCATGACAATTACCACTTTTACCGAAGTATAA